A single region of the Candidatus Poribacteria bacterium genome encodes:
- a CDS encoding Ldh family oxidoreductase, producing MNRPPEAFVRVDEERLLNFSTACFEKAGIIHEHAALISRLLVNSDLRGVRSHGTATVNGYCGGFENGSFNPNPDIRVIHETPTAVVLDGNGTLGYLPMVRATERAIAKAKEVGIGMGLVRYIGHYGSAGHYARICNEAGCIGFSVQGYQNQGNAGNQDPKPQLGYYGNPPICFAIPSGEEPPVVLDAATCIMADYQRGPDFDALLSVIPAAFFKSIGYTAVASLLGGALTGFTEPPPDDTAKWSGGGMGGMVLAIDIESVVSPAVFHAEVDRMVHDVRETYEPMPGTDRALLPGSIETERTERHRREGIRYGEREQESARGVSERLGVPLPWDE from the coding sequence ATGAATAGACCACCAGAAGCCTTCGTTCGCGTAGACGAAGAACGACTTCTCAACTTCTCGACGGCTTGTTTTGAAAAAGCAGGTATCATACATGAACACGCCGCACTCATCAGCCGCCTGCTCGTCAATTCTGATCTACGAGGGGTCCGAAGCCACGGCACCGCAACCGTCAACGGATATTGCGGAGGCTTTGAAAATGGAAGTTTCAATCCCAACCCAGATATCCGCGTCATCCATGAAACACCGACTGCTGTCGTGCTTGATGGAAACGGCACACTCGGTTATCTCCCGATGGTGCGCGCCACCGAACGCGCCATTGCCAAAGCAAAAGAGGTCGGCATCGGGATGGGACTCGTCCGCTACATCGGGCACTACGGATCCGCAGGACATTACGCACGCATCTGTAATGAAGCCGGTTGTATCGGTTTTTCGGTACAGGGATATCAGAACCAAGGCAACGCCGGAAACCAAGACCCTAAACCACAACTCGGCTACTACGGCAACCCGCCAATCTGTTTCGCTATCCCCTCTGGTGAGGAACCGCCGGTTGTGCTGGATGCCGCGACCTGTATCATGGCGGACTATCAACGCGGTCCCGATTTCGATGCCCTGCTTTCAGTCATACCAGCCGCTTTCTTCAAAAGCATCGGCTACACCGCTGTAGCAAGTCTACTCGGTGGTGCACTCACTGGCTTTACTGAACCGCCGCCCGATGATACCGCAAAATGGAGTGGTGGAGGTATGGGCGGAATGGTGCTCGCTATAGACATCGAATCCGTTGTGTCACCCGCTGTTTTTCACGCAGAAGTTGACCGTATGGTGCACGATGTTCGCGAAACCTATGAACCGATGCCGGGGACTGACAGGGCACTGCTACCCGGATCCATTGAAACGGAACGCACAGAACGGCATCGTCGCGAAGGTATCCGTTACGGGGAAAGGGAACAGGAATCCGCACGTGGTGTCAGTGAACGCTTAGGTGTGCCACTGCCGTGGGACGAATAA
- a CDS encoding Ldh family oxidoreductase, with protein MNRPPETFILVDEERLLNFSSACFEKAGVPHEHAALISRLLVNSDLRGVRSHGTQTVNRYCAGFENGGLNPNPDIRVIHETPTAVVLDGNGTLGYLPMVRATERAIAKAKEVGIGMGLVRYIGHYGSAGHYARMCNEAGCIGFSVQGSRNHGNAGNQDPKPQIGYYGNPPICFAIPSGEEPPVVLDAATCIMADYQRGPDFDALLSVIPAAFFKSIGYTAIAHLLGGGLTGFTEPPPEDTAKWKPPQGGLVLAIDIESVVSPDVFHAEVDRMVHDVRETYEPMPGTDRALLPGAIETERTELHRREGIRYGEREQESARAVSERLGVPLPWDD; from the coding sequence ATGAATAGACCACCAGAAACTTTCATCTTAGTAGATGAGGAACGACTTCTCAATTTCTCTAGCGCATGCTTTGAGAAAGCCGGTGTTCCACATGAACACGCCGCACTCATCAGTCGCTTGCTCGTTAACTCCGATTTACGAGGGGTCCGTAGCCACGGCACACAGACGGTCAATAGGTATTGTGCGGGCTTTGAAAACGGCGGTCTCAATCCGAACCCCGATATCCGTGTGATCCATGAGACACCGACTGCTGTCGTGCTTGATGGAAACGGCACACTCGGCTATCTCCCGATGGTGCGCGCAACCGAACGCGCCATCGCCAAAGCGAAAGAAGTCGGCATCGGGATGGGACTCGTCCGTTACATTGGACACTACGGGTCTGCGGGGCACTATGCGCGTATGTGTAACGAAGCCGGTTGCATCGGTTTCTCGGTGCAGGGATCCCGGAACCATGGAAATGCCGGAAACCAAGACCCCAAACCACAGATTGGCTACTACGGCAACCCGCCGATCTGTTTCGCCATTCCCTCTGGTGAGGAACCGCCGGTTGTGCTGGATGCCGCGACCTGTATTATGGCGGATTATCAACGCGGTCCCGATTTCGATGCCCTGCTTTCAGTCATACCAGCCGCTTTCTTCAAGAGCATCGGTTATACCGCTATAGCACACCTCCTCGGTGGTGGACTCACAGGCTTCACCGAACCGCCCCCCGAAGACACCGCAAAATGGAAACCTCCACAGGGAGGTCTGGTGCTCGCTATAGACATTGAATCCGTTGTGTCACCCGATGTTTTCCACGCTGAAGTTGATCGGATGGTGCATGACGTTCGTGAAACCTACGAACCAATGCCGGGGACTGACAGAGCACTACTACCGGGCGCGATTGAAACGGAACGCACAGAACTACATCGCCGCGAAGGCATCCGTTACGGCGAGAGGGAACAGGAATCCGCACGTGCTGTCAGTGAACGGTTGGGCGTGCCGCTGCCATGGGACGATTAA
- a CDS encoding T9SS type A sorting domain-containing protein — protein sequence MVGSYVDADGLYHPYVRTPDGRFAPLNLPQASHLEYFFVHGINDARVMVARTKRVDGVPSTLVGTFQEGLKAFEVPDSVSTEGYNINQDGSIVGHYDSADGSRHGFIARPITDTDAPVDDQPVATPTDFNYTFESINVPGVDFLALTASSDFEDYAGYTISADGEKDVAFTLIDGVFMTYDFPGSQNTYFYALGNNGQAAGHYQDSDGLYHGVVLEDGELRQYDFPEAVETEIYGISDATGALTGSFIDADGVRRGFSADAIIEVPGATATYADFVNSSGRLVGSYVDADGIYHPYVSTPDGRFISIDLPQAAKFEYLFVHGINDVGTLVGRTKLVGDVPGTLVGSFQHGLKVLQVPGSVSTEGWNINQDGSVVGHYDSPDGRRHGFIARSTTEADSTHFGNAYTVALSKGLNMLSVPLAPPAPMTAKNLVAMTGATAIIAFDAPNQQFIAWTPGAPTDGFTIEGGQGYIVNVPQTRNFAFVGAPWTDQTETTETAAAPSAVSTQLPREAWAFVVSGHLEGKPAFDGYQVIVRNLRTNSTITASVQGDYFAAATADLTRRSVVQVGDVIELRLIGPNGNAELQTLSYKVTPEHLANAVLSVRLDDIGQPTQDLLLQNYPNPFNPETWIPYQLSEDTSVSISIYDTTGQLVRTLSLGFQSAGFYNSQGRAAYWDGRNALGERVASGIYFYQLMTPSFQQTRRLVIVK from the coding sequence ATGGTGGGTAGCTACGTAGATGCTGACGGTCTCTATCATCCTTATGTGCGTACCCCGGATGGTAGATTTGCACCTCTCAACCTTCCACAAGCATCGCATCTGGAATACTTTTTTGTGCACGGTATCAACGATGCAAGGGTTATGGTTGCCCGAACCAAACGGGTCGATGGTGTCCCGAGCACCCTTGTCGGCACATTCCAGGAAGGGCTAAAGGCATTTGAGGTTCCGGACAGTGTTAGCACAGAGGGCTACAATATTAATCAGGACGGTTCGATCGTTGGGCACTATGACTCAGCGGATGGGAGCAGACACGGATTTATAGCCAGACCCATAACGGACACCGATGCACCCGTCGACGATCAACCTGTTGCCACACCCACTGACTTCAACTATACCTTTGAGAGTATCAATGTTCCGGGTGTAGACTTTTTGGCGTTGACAGCGAGTAGCGACTTTGAGGATTACGCAGGCTACACGATAAGTGCTGATGGGGAAAAGGATGTCGCCTTTACGTTGATTGACGGTGTTTTTATGACGTACGATTTCCCCGGCTCGCAGAACACGTATTTCTATGCGCTCGGTAATAATGGGCAAGCCGCCGGACACTACCAAGATAGTGATGGTCTCTACCACGGTGTCGTCTTAGAAGATGGCGAGTTGCGACAATATGATTTCCCAGAGGCTGTCGAAACGGAAATATACGGTATCAGTGATGCGACAGGGGCACTAACGGGTAGTTTTATTGATGCTGATGGCGTTCGCCGCGGATTCTCAGCAGACGCAATCATTGAGGTCCCGGGCGCAACGGCAACTTATGCAGATTTCGTGAATTCGAGCGGTCGTTTGGTGGGTAGCTACGTAGATGCTGACGGCATATATCACCCTTATGTGAGTACCCCAGATGGCAGATTTATATCTATCGACCTTCCACAAGCCGCAAAGTTTGAATACCTTTTTGTGCACGGTATCAACGATGTCGGGACTCTCGTGGGTCGAACGAAATTGGTAGGGGATGTCCCGGGCACCCTTGTCGGCTCATTCCAGCATGGGCTAAAGGTATTGCAGGTTCCGGGCAGCGTGAGCACAGAAGGCTGGAATATCAATCAGGACGGCTCTGTTGTCGGACACTATGACTCACCCGATGGACGTAGGCACGGGTTTATCGCAAGATCCACTACCGAGGCAGACAGCACTCATTTTGGCAACGCCTATACTGTCGCCCTGTCTAAAGGATTGAACATGTTATCTGTGCCATTGGCGCCCCCGGCACCGATGACTGCCAAGAACCTTGTCGCGATGACAGGAGCGACAGCCATCATCGCGTTTGACGCACCAAACCAGCAGTTCATCGCATGGACACCAGGCGCACCCACTGACGGTTTTACAATCGAAGGTGGGCAAGGCTACATCGTCAATGTTCCACAAACTCGCAACTTCGCCTTCGTTGGGGCACCGTGGACAGATCAAACCGAGACTACAGAGACAGCCGCAGCACCATCTGCCGTATCCACACAGCTGCCGCGGGAAGCGTGGGCATTCGTTGTCAGTGGGCATTTGGAAGGTAAACCCGCGTTTGACGGTTACCAAGTCATCGTCCGTAACCTGAGAACAAATAGCACCATAACCGCCTCCGTGCAAGGGGATTACTTCGCCGCTGCGACTGCCGACCTGACGCGGCGCAGCGTCGTTCAAGTCGGAGACGTGATTGAATTGCGCCTCATTGGTCCAAATGGGAATGCTGAATTACAAACCCTCAGTTACAAAGTGACCCCTGAGCACCTTGCAAACGCTGTTCTGTCTGTTAGACTTGATGACATCGGTCAACCGACGCAGGATCTTCTGCTGCAGAACTATCCGAACCCGTTCAACCCGGAGACATGGATTCCTTATCAACTCTCCGAAGATACTTCTGTATCGATATCCATTTACGATACAACGGGTCAGTTGGTTCGCACGCTTTCACTCGGTTTTCAATCCGCGGGCTTCTATAATAGTCAGGGGCGTGCGGCGTATTGGGATGGACGCAATGCCCTCGGCGAACGCGTCGCAAGTGGTATCTATTTTTACCAGTTGATGACCCCATCCTTCCAGCAGACACGACGGCTCGTCATTGTAAAGTAA